One stretch of Xanthomonas sp. DAR 35659 DNA includes these proteins:
- a CDS encoding DUF1684 domain-containing protein, with protein sequence MGRWARTMALLVALLGVAACGKEPPPAAAPAPVDKAFLADQQAWREQRRQELQAPDGWTSLVGLHWLELKEHYIGSGPGSGIRLAVGPARMALVSRVGDQVFLTPEPGAGLRMDGAPLLRRTRLYSDRENTPSVVEFDDGKGKLSLIERGGRYALRVKHADAPARLGFAGLQYWPAAASWRIRARFVPNAPGTTLPIVDIIGVTTPSPHAGALEFERDGKRWRLEAIGEPGRPLFVVFADRTSGRGSYPAGRFLDVPAPNADGSVVLDFNRAYNPPCAFTPFATCPLPPPENRLDLAVEAGEKTYAAH encoded by the coding sequence ATGGGCAGGTGGGCGAGAACGATGGCGTTGCTGGTGGCACTGCTCGGGGTGGCCGCCTGCGGCAAGGAGCCGCCGCCCGCGGCCGCGCCGGCGCCGGTCGACAAGGCGTTCCTGGCCGATCAGCAGGCCTGGCGCGAGCAGCGCCGGCAGGAACTGCAGGCGCCCGATGGCTGGACCAGCCTGGTCGGCCTGCACTGGCTGGAACTGAAGGAGCACTACATCGGCAGCGGTCCCGGCAGCGGCATCCGCCTGGCGGTGGGGCCGGCGCGGATGGCGCTGGTGTCGCGCGTGGGCGACCAGGTGTTCCTGACCCCCGAGCCGGGCGCGGGGCTGCGCATGGACGGCGCGCCGCTGCTGCGGCGCACGCGCCTGTACAGCGACCGCGAGAACACGCCCAGCGTGGTCGAGTTCGACGACGGCAAGGGCAAGCTGAGCCTGATCGAACGCGGCGGCCGCTATGCGCTGCGGGTCAAGCACGCCGACGCGCCGGCCCGGCTCGGCTTCGCCGGGCTGCAGTACTGGCCGGCGGCCGCGTCCTGGCGCATCCGCGCGCGCTTCGTGCCCAACGCGCCGGGCACGACCTTGCCGATCGTCGACATCATCGGCGTCACCACCCCATCGCCGCACGCCGGCGCACTGGAATTCGAACGCGACGGCAAGCGCTGGCGCCTGGAGGCGATCGGCGAGCCGGGACGCCCGCTGTTCGTGGTCTTCGCCGACCGCACCAGCGGCCGCGGCAGCTATCCGGCCGGGCGCTTCCTGGACGTGCCGGCGCCGAACGCCGACGGCAGCGTGGTGCTGGACTTCAACCGCGCCTACAACCCGCCCTGCGCGTTCACCCCGTTCGCGACCTGCCCGCTGCCGCCGCCGGAGAACCGGCTGGACCTGGCGGTGGAGGCGGGCGAGAAGACCTACGCCGCACACTGA
- the mutL gene encoding DNA mismatch repair endonuclease MutL produces MSIRQLPEILINQIAAGEVVERPASVVKELVENALDAGARRVDIDLEEGGVRLIRIRDDGGGIAPEELPLAVSRHATSKIASLDDLESVGTLGFRGEALPSIASVSRFTLASRRAGDEHGAALQVDGGKVGQVQPRAQAPGTTVEVRELFYNVPARRKFLRAERTELGHIEEWLRSLALARPDVELRVSHNGKPSRRYKPGDLYSDARLGETLGEDFARQALRVDHSGAGLRLHGWIAQPHYSRASADQQYLYVNGRSVRDRSVAHAVKMAYGDVLFHGRQPAYVLFLELEPARVDVNVHPAKHEVRFRDARLIHDFVYRTLQDALAQTRAGSLPGALGAEAAQPTPGAGTPAWAAAGAPHGGSGAGGGGGQGYGYGAQWRPAQSPLGLRVEEAPAAYAALYAAPADAGNAVGLPRQTQDPAGGLPPTAADSGVPPLGYAIAQLHGIYILAENADGLIVVDMHAAHERIGYERLKNAHDGIGLHAQPLLVPITLAVGERDADTAEREAETLAALGFEVTRGGPQSLHVRSIPALLAQAEPEALLRDVLTDLREHGHSRRVAGARDELLSTMACHGAVRANRRLTVPEMNALLRDMEATERSGQCNHGRPTWARFTLGEIDRWFLRGR; encoded by the coding sequence ATGAGCATCCGCCAACTGCCCGAGATCCTGATCAACCAGATCGCCGCCGGCGAGGTGGTCGAACGCCCGGCCTCGGTGGTCAAGGAACTGGTGGAGAACGCGCTGGATGCCGGCGCGCGCCGCGTCGACATCGACCTGGAGGAGGGCGGCGTGCGCCTGATCCGGATCCGCGACGACGGCGGCGGCATCGCGCCCGAGGAACTGCCGCTGGCGGTGTCGCGGCATGCGACCAGCAAGATCGCCTCGCTGGACGACCTGGAATCGGTGGGGACGCTCGGCTTTCGTGGCGAAGCGCTGCCGTCGATCGCCTCGGTCAGCCGCTTCACCCTGGCCTCGCGCCGCGCCGGCGACGAACACGGCGCCGCGCTGCAGGTGGACGGCGGCAAGGTCGGGCAGGTGCAGCCGCGGGCGCAGGCGCCGGGCACCACGGTCGAAGTGCGCGAACTGTTCTACAACGTGCCGGCGCGGCGCAAGTTCCTGCGCGCCGAGCGCACCGAACTGGGCCACATCGAGGAATGGCTGCGCTCGCTGGCGCTGGCGCGTCCGGACGTGGAGCTGCGCGTGTCGCACAACGGCAAGCCGTCGCGGCGCTACAAGCCCGGTGATCTGTATTCCGATGCGCGCTTGGGCGAGACCCTGGGCGAGGACTTCGCGCGGCAGGCGCTGCGCGTGGACCACAGCGGCGCCGGCCTGCGCCTGCACGGCTGGATCGCGCAGCCGCATTACTCGCGCGCCAGCGCCGACCAGCAGTATCTGTACGTCAACGGCCGCTCGGTGCGCGACCGCAGCGTCGCGCATGCAGTGAAGATGGCCTATGGCGACGTGCTGTTCCATGGCCGCCAGCCGGCCTATGTGCTGTTCCTGGAACTGGAGCCGGCACGGGTCGACGTCAACGTGCATCCGGCCAAGCACGAGGTGCGCTTCCGCGATGCGCGGCTGATCCACGATTTCGTCTATCGCACGCTGCAGGACGCGCTGGCGCAGACCCGCGCCGGCAGCCTGCCGGGCGCGCTCGGCGCCGAGGCGGCGCAGCCGACGCCGGGTGCGGGTACGCCGGCCTGGGCGGCCGCAGGCGCGCCGCACGGCGGCAGCGGCGCGGGTGGTGGTGGCGGGCAGGGCTACGGGTACGGCGCGCAGTGGCGTCCGGCGCAATCGCCGCTCGGCTTGCGCGTGGAGGAAGCGCCGGCCGCGTATGCCGCGCTGTACGCGGCACCCGCGGACGCGGGCAACGCCGTCGGCCTGCCGCGGCAGACCCAGGACCCCGCCGGCGGCCTGCCGCCGACCGCGGCCGACAGCGGCGTGCCGCCGCTCGGCTACGCGATCGCGCAGTTGCACGGCATCTACATCCTGGCCGAGAACGCCGACGGCCTGATCGTGGTCGACATGCACGCCGCGCACGAGCGCATCGGCTACGAGCGCTTGAAGAACGCGCACGACGGCATCGGCCTGCACGCGCAGCCGCTGCTGGTGCCGATCACCCTGGCGGTGGGCGAGCGCGACGCCGACACCGCCGAGCGCGAGGCGGAGACGCTGGCCGCGCTCGGCTTCGAGGTCACCCGCGGCGGCCCGCAGTCGCTACACGTGCGCAGCATTCCGGCGCTGCTGGCGCAGGCCGAGCCGGAAGCCTTGCTGCGCGACGTGCTCACCGATCTGCGCGAGCACGGCCACAGCCGCCGCGTCGCCGGCGCGCGCGATGAACTGCTGTCGACGATGGCCTGCCATGGCGCGGTGCGCGCCAACCGGCGCCTCACCGTGCCGGAAATGAACGCGCTGCTGCGCGACATGGAGGCCACCGAGCGCTCCGGGCAATGCAATCACGGGCGTCCGACCTGGGCGCGCTTCACGCTGGGCGAGATCGACCGTTGGTTCTTACGGGGGCGCTGA
- a CDS encoding N-acetylmuramoyl-L-alanine amidase produces the protein MRLGIRFFACSAIAAGWCLAAHSAFAGQVQAVSLGNGATGTRAEIRLQGSGGFTTLSLANPNRLVVDLPESSAVQGLKLPAGNGVVTAVRTGHPVPGTLRIVFDLSSPVVAFKPQMQTVGGSSVLVIEWPGDAAPGKPVAAAATTSASTVPSAAPATPPTAAAVAPKPAPDPRLEAARATAALTSTVVQSAAPAPAPAPVHAAPAPAPVHAAPAPATTPNATAVQAAVAATGTMVPGAAPGGSAPAAPGGAAPVPAKPDPAADADDLAAAVEPRPVMPSAPSRVTMKPGMRPLIVAIDPGHGGQDPGATGPTGKREKDVTLAIGRELARQINATPGMKAYMTRDTDVFIPLPMRAQKARAAKADIFISIHADAAENRSATGSSVYVLSTKGASSQRARWLADKENAADLVGGVRLQKTDSTLASVLLDLAQSGHMKASEDAAGHVLGGLKRIGNNHKPDIERANFAVLRTSDMPAMLVETAFISNPDEERRLTDPGYQRRLAGAVLDGVNTFFTRQPPPGTLFAARAQAEAEAAGTVAGGSR, from the coding sequence ATGCGCCTGGGGATCCGATTTTTCGCCTGTTCCGCCATCGCCGCAGGCTGGTGCCTGGCGGCGCATTCGGCGTTTGCCGGCCAGGTCCAGGCGGTGTCGCTGGGCAATGGCGCCACCGGTACCCGCGCCGAGATCCGGCTGCAGGGCAGCGGCGGCTTCACCACGCTGAGCCTGGCCAATCCCAACCGGCTGGTCGTCGATCTGCCCGAGTCCTCCGCGGTCCAGGGGCTCAAGCTGCCCGCGGGCAATGGCGTGGTCACTGCGGTCCGTACCGGCCATCCGGTGCCTGGCACCTTGCGCATCGTGTTCGACCTGAGCAGCCCGGTGGTGGCGTTCAAGCCGCAGATGCAGACCGTGGGCGGCAGTTCGGTGCTGGTCATCGAGTGGCCGGGCGATGCCGCCCCGGGCAAGCCGGTCGCCGCCGCCGCCACGACGTCGGCTTCGACGGTTCCTTCCGCCGCACCGGCGACGCCTCCCACAGCGGCAGCGGTCGCGCCCAAACCCGCGCCCGACCCGCGCCTGGAAGCGGCCCGTGCGACCGCGGCGCTGACGTCGACGGTGGTGCAGAGCGCGGCGCCCGCGCCGGCCCCGGCGCCTGTTCATGCCGCGCCGGCCCCGGCGCCTGTTCATGCCGCGCCGGCTCCGGCCACGACGCCCAACGCGACGGCGGTGCAGGCCGCCGTCGCCGCCACCGGCACCATGGTCCCGGGCGCCGCGCCGGGCGGCAGCGCCCCGGCCGCGCCGGGCGGCGCCGCGCCGGTCCCGGCCAAGCCCGATCCGGCGGCGGACGCCGACGATCTGGCCGCGGCGGTCGAGCCGCGGCCGGTGATGCCGAGCGCGCCGTCGCGGGTGACGATGAAGCCCGGCATGCGGCCGCTGATCGTGGCCATCGATCCGGGCCACGGCGGCCAGGACCCGGGCGCCACCGGCCCCACCGGCAAGCGCGAGAAGGACGTGACCCTGGCGATCGGCCGCGAACTGGCGCGGCAGATCAACGCCACGCCGGGCATGAAGGCGTACATGACCCGCGACACCGACGTGTTCATCCCGTTGCCGATGCGTGCGCAGAAGGCGCGCGCGGCCAAGGCCGACATCTTCATCTCCATCCACGCCGACGCTGCCGAGAACCGCAGCGCGACCGGCTCCTCGGTGTACGTACTGTCGACCAAGGGCGCTTCCTCGCAGCGCGCGCGCTGGCTGGCGGACAAGGAAAACGCGGCCGACCTGGTCGGCGGCGTGCGCCTGCAGAAGACCGACAGCACCCTGGCCAGCGTGTTGCTGGACCTGGCGCAGAGCGGCCACATGAAGGCCTCCGAGGACGCGGCCGGGCACGTGCTGGGCGGGCTCAAGCGGATCGGCAACAACCACAAGCCGGACATCGAGCGCGCCAACTTCGCCGTGCTGCGCACCTCGGACATGCCGGCGATGCTGGTCGAGACCGCCTTCATCTCCAACCCGGACGAAGAGCGCCGGCTGACCGATCCCGGCTACCAGCGGCGCCTGGCCGGCGCGGTGCTGGACGGGGTCAATACCTTCTTCACCCGGCAGCCGCCGCCGGGCACGCTGTTCGCCGCGCGCGCGCAGGCCGAAGCCGAGGCGGCCGGCACCGTGGCCGGCGGCAGCCGCTGA
- the tsaE gene encoding tRNA (adenosine(37)-N6)-threonylcarbamoyltransferase complex ATPase subunit type 1 TsaE: MIQLHLRDSEATERLGQALAATRPALATVHLHGDLGAGKSTLARALLRALGVQGAIRSPTYTLVERYPLPDGEAWHLDLYRIGAAGELDFLGLDEAAATLWLVEWPERGGDVLPPADLAVTLALQGDGRTAQLGAGSAVGEAWLARLADRDDLRGFSSG; this comes from the coding sequence ATGATCCAGTTGCATCTGCGCGACAGCGAGGCTACCGAGCGCCTGGGCCAGGCGCTGGCCGCGACCCGCCCGGCCTTGGCCACGGTGCATCTGCACGGCGACTTGGGCGCCGGCAAATCGACCCTGGCGCGGGCGCTGCTGCGCGCGCTGGGCGTGCAGGGCGCGATCCGCAGCCCGACCTACACCCTGGTCGAGCGCTATCCCTTGCCCGATGGCGAGGCCTGGCACCTGGACCTGTACCGCATCGGCGCCGCCGGCGAGCTGGACTTCCTCGGGCTCGACGAGGCGGCGGCGACGCTGTGGCTGGTGGAATGGCCCGAACGCGGCGGCGACGTGCTGCCCCCGGCCGATCTGGCCGTGACGCTCGCGCTGCAGGGGGACGGGCGGACGGCGCAGTTGGGCGCGGGCAGCGCGGTGGGCGAGGCCTGGCTGGCGCGGCTGGCCGACCGGGACGACTTGCGGGGCTTTTCTTCCGGCTGA
- a CDS encoding NAD(P)H-hydrate dehydratase, which translates to MSDSFDLYATAAARRLDAQATALLGGDAYTLMQRAGQAAWQTLLQHWPQAQRILVACGTGNNGGDGYVLARLAHAAGRRVRVLHLPGRGPQSALAQRACTDYIGVGGRIEVFDAALEPADVVVDALLGLGLNRAPDAELAALLGALAGLGAPVLALDVPSGVDAEHGSVPGAALPATLTVQFIVAHAGLHTGAALNHVGATTLATLDVPPAAFDGCAPQAQAWTAAALGTRLAPRRRDSHKGDSGHVLCIGGNLGSGGAVMLASEAALRSGAGLVSVATRAPHVAPLLARCPEAMAHAIEDGAALAPLLRRARAVALGPGLGQDDWAQGLWRLALAADLPLVLDADALNLLAQAPRALPEAVLTPHPGEAARLLGLTTAEVQGDRFAAAAALAERYQATVVLKGAGSIVAAPGRTPRVIAAGNPGMAVGGMGDLLTGVIAALRAQGHDPFEAASLGALLHAAAGDRAADTGQRGLLPSDLLPALRHLANPETRR; encoded by the coding sequence ATGTCCGACTCGTTCGATCTCTACGCCACCGCCGCCGCGCGGCGCCTCGATGCGCAGGCCACGGCCCTGCTCGGCGGCGACGCTTACACGCTGATGCAGCGCGCCGGCCAGGCCGCCTGGCAGACGCTGCTGCAGCACTGGCCGCAGGCGCAGCGCATCCTGGTGGCCTGCGGCACCGGCAACAACGGCGGCGACGGCTACGTGCTGGCGCGGCTCGCGCATGCGGCCGGACGCCGCGTGCGCGTGCTGCATCTGCCTGGGCGCGGCCCGCAATCGGCGTTGGCGCAGCGCGCCTGCACCGACTACATCGGGGTCGGCGGCCGCATCGAGGTCTTCGACGCGGCGCTGGAGCCGGCCGACGTGGTGGTCGATGCGCTGCTCGGTCTTGGTCTCAACCGCGCGCCGGATGCCGAACTGGCCGCCTTGCTCGGCGCGCTGGCCGGGCTCGGCGCGCCGGTGCTGGCGCTGGACGTGCCCAGCGGCGTGGATGCCGAACACGGCAGCGTGCCTGGCGCGGCGCTGCCGGCGACGCTGACCGTGCAGTTCATCGTCGCCCATGCCGGATTGCACACCGGCGCGGCGCTGAACCATGTCGGCGCCACCACGCTGGCGACGCTGGACGTGCCGCCCGCCGCGTTCGACGGCTGCGCGCCGCAGGCGCAGGCCTGGACCGCGGCGGCGCTGGGCACGCGCCTGGCGCCGCGCCGGCGCGACAGCCACAAAGGCGATTCCGGCCATGTGCTGTGCATCGGCGGCAATCTCGGCAGCGGCGGTGCGGTCATGCTCGCGAGCGAGGCGGCGCTGCGCAGCGGTGCCGGCCTGGTCAGCGTGGCGACGCGCGCGCCGCACGTGGCGCCGCTGCTGGCGCGCTGTCCGGAAGCGATGGCGCACGCGATCGAGGATGGCGCCGCGCTGGCGCCGTTGCTGCGGCGCGCGCGCGCGGTCGCGCTGGGCCCGGGACTGGGCCAGGACGACTGGGCGCAGGGCCTGTGGCGATTGGCGCTGGCGGCGGACCTGCCGCTGGTGCTCGACGCCGACGCACTGAATTTGCTGGCGCAGGCGCCGCGCGCGCTGCCGGAGGCGGTGCTGACGCCGCATCCCGGCGAGGCCGCGCGCCTGCTCGGGCTCACCACCGCCGAGGTCCAGGGCGACCGCTTCGCCGCCGCCGCGGCGCTGGCCGAACGCTACCAGGCGACGGTGGTGCTGAAGGGCGCCGGCAGCATCGTCGCCGCGCCGGGGCGGACGCCGCGGGTCATCGCCGCCGGCAATCCCGGCATGGCGGTGGGCGGCATGGGCGATCTGCTGACCGGCGTGATCGCGGCGCTGCGCGCGCAGGGCCACGACCCGTTCGAGGCGGCCAGCCTCGGCGCGCTGCTGCACGCGGCGGCCGGCGACCGCGCCGCCGACACGGGCCAGCGCGGCCTGCTGCCGTCGGATCTGCTGCCGGCGCTGCGCCACCTGGCCAATCCGGAGACGCGGCGATGA
- the queG gene encoding tRNA epoxyqueuosine(34) reductase QueG, with the protein MSSRVAPADPHAAAARIRALAREFGFQRCGIAGIDLQQDEAHLRDWLAQGLYGTMQWMAQHGDKRARPAELIPGTLRVISVGLDYGRNDDDSAWDTLRDGERAYVARYALGRDYHKLMRNRLQKLAERIQGEIGPFGHRVFVDSAPVLERALARDAGLGWIGKHTCLIDRNGGSWFFLGEIYVDLPLPIDPPASAHCGTCTRCIDVCPTQAIVAPYRLDARRCIAYLTIEHDGAIPEELRPAIGNRIFGCDDCQLVCPWNKFAKRSDEPDFRARNELDKATLAQLFAWEEDEFLRRTEGSAIRRSGHERWLRNLAVALGNAPTTPQVLAALGARAQHPSPLVREHVQWALARHAQAPAPAVATPTSPAPKADVRG; encoded by the coding sequence ATGTCCAGCCGCGTCGCCCCCGCCGATCCGCATGCCGCCGCCGCGCGTATCCGCGCCTTGGCGCGCGAGTTCGGCTTCCAGCGCTGCGGCATCGCCGGCATCGACTTGCAGCAGGACGAAGCGCATCTGCGCGACTGGCTGGCGCAAGGCCTGTACGGCACGATGCAGTGGATGGCGCAGCACGGCGACAAGCGCGCGCGTCCGGCCGAACTGATTCCGGGCACGCTGCGGGTGATCTCGGTCGGCCTGGACTACGGCCGCAACGACGACGACTCGGCCTGGGACACGCTGCGCGACGGCGAGCGCGCCTACGTCGCCCGCTATGCGCTGGGCCGCGACTACCACAAGCTGATGCGCAACCGCCTGCAGAAGCTGGCCGAACGCATCCAGGGCGAGATCGGCCCGTTCGGCCACCGCGTGTTCGTCGATTCGGCGCCGGTGCTGGAGCGCGCACTGGCGCGCGACGCCGGCCTGGGCTGGATCGGCAAGCACACTTGCCTGATCGACCGCAACGGCGGCTCCTGGTTCTTCCTCGGCGAGATCTACGTCGACCTGCCCTTGCCGATCGATCCGCCGGCCAGCGCCCACTGCGGCACCTGCACGCGCTGCATCGACGTCTGCCCGACCCAGGCGATCGTCGCGCCCTATCGGCTCGACGCGCGCCGCTGCATCGCCTACCTCACCATCGAGCACGACGGCGCGATTCCGGAAGAGCTGCGCCCGGCGATCGGCAACCGCATCTTCGGTTGCGACGACTGCCAACTGGTGTGCCCCTGGAACAAGTTCGCCAAGCGCAGCGACGAACCGGACTTCCGCGCCCGCAACGAACTGGACAAGGCCACGCTGGCGCAGTTATTCGCCTGGGAGGAGGACGAGTTCCTGCGCCGCACCGAAGGCAGCGCGATCCGCCGCAGCGGCCACGAGCGCTGGCTGCGCAACCTGGCGGTGGCGCTGGGCAATGCGCCGACCACGCCACAGGTGCTGGCCGCGCTCGGCGCACGCGCGCAGCACCCCTCGCCGCTGGTGCGCGAGCACGTGCAATGGGCGCTGGCGCGGCATGCGCAGGCGCCGGCCCCGGCGGTAGCGACTCCGACATCGCCGGCGCCGAAAGCGGACGTGCGAGGATAG
- the xseA gene encoding exodeoxyribonuclease VII large subunit: MPDRDDQIFSPSQLNTLARDLLESAFPLAWVEGELGNVTRPSSGHLYFTLKDARAQVRCAMFKPKSQWLKFVPREGLRVLARGRLTLYEARGDYQLVLDHLEEAGEGALRRAFEELKARLAAEGLFASERKRALPAFVRRLAVITSPSGAAVRDVLSVLGRRLPLLQADILPSLVQGDSAAAQIVSLLQRADASGRYDAILLTRGGGSLEDLWAFNDERLARAIAASTTPVVSAVGHETDVTLADFAADLRAPTPSVAAELLAPDQRDLAARLRGQHARLLQWQQHRLRQAMQRADRALLRLQAQSPQARLQLLQRRQRDAARRLLALWRQQHERRAARLRHAGAVLRSAQPQRRLAALRERLLALGRRPQAAMARQLQADTQRLRALARALETVSPLATVTRGYTILTRVEDGALVRSAAQLAPGDRLRARLADGEVTLRTE; encoded by the coding sequence ATGCCCGATCGCGACGACCAGATCTTCAGCCCCAGCCAGCTCAACACCCTGGCCCGCGACCTGCTGGAAAGCGCGTTCCCGCTGGCCTGGGTGGAGGGCGAACTGGGCAACGTCACCCGGCCTTCGTCCGGGCACCTGTACTTCACCCTCAAGGACGCGCGGGCGCAGGTGCGCTGCGCGATGTTCAAGCCCAAGAGCCAATGGCTGAAGTTCGTGCCGCGCGAAGGCCTGCGCGTGCTGGCGCGCGGCCGGCTGACCCTGTACGAGGCGCGCGGCGACTACCAGTTGGTGCTGGACCACCTGGAGGAAGCCGGCGAAGGCGCGCTGCGCCGCGCGTTCGAGGAACTCAAGGCCCGGCTCGCCGCCGAAGGCCTGTTCGCCAGCGAGCGCAAGCGCGCCCTGCCCGCCTTCGTGCGCCGCCTGGCGGTGATCACCTCGCCCAGCGGCGCGGCCGTGCGCGACGTGCTGAGCGTGCTCGGCCGGCGCCTGCCGCTGCTGCAGGCGGACATCCTGCCGAGCCTGGTACAGGGCGACAGCGCCGCCGCGCAGATCGTCTCGCTGCTGCAGCGCGCCGACGCCAGCGGCCGCTACGACGCGATCCTGCTGACCCGCGGCGGCGGCTCGCTGGAAGACCTGTGGGCGTTCAACGACGAACGCCTGGCCCGCGCCATCGCCGCCTCGACCACGCCGGTGGTGTCGGCGGTCGGCCACGAGACCGACGTGACCCTGGCCGACTTCGCCGCCGACCTGCGCGCGCCGACCCCGTCGGTCGCCGCCGAACTGCTCGCCCCCGACCAGCGCGACCTCGCCGCGCGCCTGCGCGGCCAGCACGCGCGACTGCTGCAGTGGCAACAGCACCGCCTGCGCCAAGCCATGCAGCGCGCCGACCGCGCCCTGCTGCGGCTGCAGGCGCAGAGCCCGCAGGCGCGGCTGCAGTTGCTGCAGCGGCGCCAGCGCGACGCCGCGCGCCGCCTGCTGGCGCTGTGGCGGCAGCAGCACGAACGCCGCGCCGCGCGCCTGCGCCATGCCGGCGCGGTGCTGCGCAGCGCGCAGCCGCAGCGCCGCCTGGCCGCGCTGCGCGAGCGCCTGCTGGCGCTCGGCCGGCGCCCGCAGGCGGCGATGGCGCGGCAACTGCAGGCCGACACGCAGCGCCTGCGCGCGCTGGCCCGCGCACTGGAAACGGTCAGCCCGCTGGCCACGGTGACGCGCGGCTACACGATCCTGACCCGGGTCGAGGACGGCGCGCTGGTGCGCTCGGCCGCGCAACTGGCCCCCGGCGACCGCCTGCGCGCCAGGCTCGCCGACGGCGAGGTGACGCTGCGTACAGAATGA
- a CDS encoding lipocalin family protein, which yields MRLSLSALLLACLLCLALPAPAAPVTSVAELDLGRYAGEWHEIAHLPVSFQKKCVGDITAAYTLREDSLVGVRNACRTHTGALLAAEGVARRVSGHPGRLQVRFAPDWLAWVPMVWADYWVIALDPEYQWALVGAPDRKYLWVLSRSPSMPRALFGQIKARAEAMGYDLDPLLVVAPLD from the coding sequence ATGCGCCTTTCACTCTCCGCGCTGTTGCTGGCGTGCCTGCTGTGCCTGGCGCTGCCGGCTCCTGCAGCGCCGGTCACGTCCGTCGCCGAACTCGATCTGGGCCGTTACGCCGGCGAGTGGCACGAGATCGCGCACCTGCCGGTGTCGTTCCAGAAGAAGTGCGTAGGCGACATCACCGCTGCCTACACGCTGCGCGAGGACAGCCTGGTCGGAGTGCGCAACGCCTGCCGTACCCACACGGGTGCGCTGCTCGCGGCGGAGGGCGTGGCGCGCCGGGTCAGCGGCCATCCGGGACGGCTGCAGGTGCGGTTCGCGCCCGACTGGCTGGCCTGGGTGCCGATGGTCTGGGCCGACTACTGGGTGATCGCGCTGGATCCGGAGTACCAGTGGGCGCTGGTCGGCGCGCCGGACCGCAAGTACCTGTGGGTGCTGTCGCGTTCGCCGAGCATGCCGCGCGCGCTGTTCGGGCAGATCAAGGCCAGGGCGGAAGCGATGGGGTACGACCTGGATCCGTTGCTGGTGGTCGCGCCGCTGGATTGA
- a CDS encoding LEA type 2 family protein has product MRQRLRLGLLVLCTALLSACGDGMVRRVSDPAASLQQLTVNMDGSWKVELRLQNYSSIPMRYDSVRLELGVGGEAAGVVQAAPGISIGPETADVVSVALRPSSAARIAVADALAGRRSLEYTLKGGIAATPEEKKQRSFDIDTRNMLSPAPGLDGVLR; this is encoded by the coding sequence ATGCGTCAGCGGCTCCGTCTCGGCTTGCTCGTGTTGTGCACCGCGCTGCTGAGCGCATGCGGCGACGGCATGGTGCGGCGCGTGTCCGACCCGGCCGCCAGCCTGCAGCAACTCACGGTCAACATGGACGGCAGTTGGAAGGTGGAACTGCGGCTGCAGAACTACAGCAGCATCCCGATGCGCTACGACAGCGTGCGCCTGGAACTGGGCGTGGGCGGCGAGGCCGCCGGCGTCGTGCAGGCCGCGCCCGGCATCTCGATCGGTCCGGAGACGGCGGATGTGGTCAGCGTGGCGCTGCGCCCGAGCTCGGCCGCGCGCATCGCCGTGGCCGATGCCCTGGCCGGCCGCCGCAGCCTGGAGTACACACTCAAGGGCGGCATCGCCGCGACGCCGGAAGAGAAGAAGCAGCGCAGCTTCGACATCGACACGCGCAACATGCTGTCGCCGGCGCCCGGCCTGGACGGCGTCCTGCGCTGA
- a CDS encoding MarR family transcriptional regulator codes for MSRFSATEQRLDATARKHPRFPREAALVLRLVKLLHKLSLDQSNEVLRPYGLSYAEYNVLMMIDASPDGTLNPSQLSDAAGEKSANITRLTSQLVDKGLIQRMPSAEDRRMLLLHLTDAGERLIEALIPALCAQLDTYVQHLDPAALAQLQALLKTLLRGVEDAA; via the coding sequence ATGAGCCGTTTTTCCGCCACCGAGCAGCGCCTGGACGCGACCGCCCGCAAGCATCCGCGCTTTCCGCGCGAAGCCGCGCTGGTGCTACGGCTGGTCAAGCTGTTGCACAAGCTCAGCCTGGACCAGAGCAACGAGGTGTTGCGGCCGTATGGCTTGAGCTACGCCGAATACAACGTGCTGATGATGATCGACGCCAGTCCGGACGGGACCTTGAACCCGTCCCAGCTCAGCGACGCGGCCGGCGAGAAGTCGGCCAACATCACCCGTCTGACCAGCCAGTTGGTCGACAAGGGCCTGATCCAGCGCATGCCCAGCGCCGAGGACCGGCGCATGCTATTGCTGCACCTGACCGACGCGGGCGAACGCCTGATCGAGGCGCTGATCCCGGCCCTGTGCGCCCAGCTCGACACCTACGTGCAGCATCTGGATCCGGCGGCGCTGGCGCAGTTGCAGGCGCTGCTGAAGACCCTGCTGCGCGGGGTCGAGGACGCCGCATGA